Proteins from a genomic interval of Trifolium pratense cultivar HEN17-A07 linkage group LG6, ARS_RC_1.1, whole genome shotgun sequence:
- the LOC123890773 gene encoding uncharacterized protein LOC123890773, whose protein sequence is MPTYYEDISLYLGSRIQKSITYTVHVNGVPYGEIDPSFAQQYSHELDHQWKLFCCNYMYLVTWNGDVNQPRLTNGWTEIREHLDLQNHYHLFGLEYYGDSMFHLVLNPTRDSSTYGLPSFHSLSAKPNDSLSFDVAIPSDPNSTIQLILNQELGEYITSYHNSLLLEGPVAEPMLSPIIKLVDQDQVTSYEVDSWAIFCRENYFSHGDIVKFTFFDLENSNRVDVDWISH, encoded by the exons ATGCCAACATATTATGAGGATATCAGTTTATATCTTGGTTCCAGGATTCAAAAATCAATTACATATACAGTTCATGTCAATGGTGTT CCATATGGTGAAATTGATCCCTCCTTCGCACAACAATACTCTCATGAGTTAGATCATCAATGGAAATTATTTTGCTGCAACTACATGTATTTAGTTACTTGGAATGGCGATGTCAATCAACCTAGACTAACAAATGGATGGACAGAGATTCGTGAACATTTGGATTTGCAGAATCATTATCATCTTTTTGGTTTAGAGTATTATGGTGACAGCATGTTTCACTTGGTGCTTAATCCAACTAGGGATTCCTCAACCTATGGATTACCCTCATTTCACTCTCTATCTGCTAAACCAAATGATTCATTGAGTTTTGATGTTGCTATTCCTTCTGATCCTAACTCTACAATACAATTA ATACTTAACCAAGAGTTGGGTGAATATATTACTTCTTATCACAATTCCTTGCTGCTTGAAGGACCAGTAGCTGAGCCTATGTTATCTCCAATTATTAAGTTAGTAGATCAAGACCAAGTCACAAGCTATGAAGTGGATAGTTGGGCTATTTTCTGCAGGGAAAACTATTTCAGTCATGGAGATATTGTCAAGTTCACTTTCTTTGATCTTGAAAATAGTAATAGGGTTGATGTTGATTGGATAAGTCATTAG
- the LOC123892173 gene encoding uncharacterized protein LOC123892173 — MQNFQVSKNDDLYKTSNHVYKLRFNGGTIVKDVNVQKIGDAVTNIKPFTEIANLDFHENLLYDVIGLVDQVGYSQPTHGNRKVQVNLTLRDLGNIPIACTLWQNYALKFFNVQNEAKGDPIIVFMKYAKIKKEGKWPLTISNTWNTTKLFINEEVPEIIDFKKRLLAGIENGTVDRFAETPTQMMSQSYGSSQYTPQQTFMHNAELITLTKMVQLPQETKCLTIIKTIKIKPTKYGWYYMTCFKCPKQCFGAAPPFICGDGHETEAEILRYKLDVEVGDGDVKATFVFWDRECEQLIGKSATVLRAQMLQDGITDPLDYPEEIDLITGKKIAVKVKWQPKWKTGSVIQINQGDDFINEIAAMFSPADAPQGQIQDDKSTLLIEDNSTAESIVQKKDEVEPTDTDADVADGDEIVIPTFSLSASDEIDPDILGMKTPSKRSGNDLMSTPHNAELEDVIGEKQSSTKMLKVGGKASGKKGLKVPKKE; from the exons ATGCAAAACTTTCAAGTCTCAAAGAATGATGACCTTTACAAAACCTCAAATCATGTTTACAAGCTGAGGTTCAATGGTGGAACTATAGTTAAAGATGTCAATGTTCAAAAAATTGGTGATGCAGTCACAAACATTAAACCTTTCACTGAGATTGCCAACCTTGACTTTCATGAAAATCTATTATATG ATGTTATTGGACTGGTTGATCAAGTTGGTTATTCACAACCTACTCATGGAAATAGGAAAGTTCAAGTTAACCTTACTCTTCGAGACCTTGG GAACATTCCAATTGCATGCACTCTATGGCAAAACTATGCACTTAAGTTCTTCAATGTTCAGAATGAAGCTAAGGGTGATCCAATTATCGTTTTCATGAAATATGCTAAAATCAAAAAAGAAG GAAAATGGCCATTGACAATTTCAAACACATGGAACACAACAAAGCTTTTCATCAATGAAGAAGTTCCAGAGATTATTGACTTCAAGAAAAG GTTACTTGCTGGGATTGAAAATGGTACTGTTGATCGGTTTGCTGAAACTCCGACACAAATGATGAGCCAATCGTATGGAAGTTCCCAGTACACACCGCAACAAACATTCATGCACAATGCAGAACTGATTACACTGACAAAAATGGTGCAACTACCACAG GAAACCAAATGTCTGACGATTATCAAGACAATTAAGATCAAGCCTACAAAGTATGGATGGTACTATATGACTTGCTTCAAATGCCCTAAACAATGCTTTGGTGCTGCTCCTCCTTTTATATGTGGAGATGGTCATGAAACTGAAGCAGAAATTCTGAG GTACAAGCTGGATGTTGAGGTTGGTGATGGAGATGTTAAGGCAACATTTGTTTTCTGGGACCGCGAGTGTGAGCAATTGATTGGCAAGAGTGCAACTGTTCTACGTGCTCAAATGTTGCAG GATGGAATAACGGATCCTCTGGATTATCCTGAGGAAATCGATCTAATTACTGGGAAAAAAATTGCTGTCAAAGTTAAGTGGCAACCCAAGTGGAAAACTGGATCAGTCATTCAAATCAACCAAGGAGATGACTTTATCAATGAAATTGCTGCGATGTTCTCACCTGCTGAT GCTCCACAAGGACAGATACAAGATGATAAATCTACATTATTAATTGAG gacAATAGTACTGCTGAATCTATAGTCCAAAAGAAAGATGAGGTTGAG CCTACTGATACTGATGCAGATGTTGCCGATGGTGATGAAATTGTTATACCGACT TTTTCTCTGTCTGCTTCTGATGAAATTGATCCTGATATATTGGGGATGAAGACACCATCAAAGAGGTCAGGGAACGACCTTATGTCTACTCCCCATAATGCTGAACTTGAGGATGTCATTGGAGAAAAGCAGTCATCCACAAAGATGTTGAAAGTTGGAGGAAAGGCATCAGGCAAAAAGGGACTCAAGGTTCCAAAAAAGGAGTGA